A stretch of Imperialibacter roseus DNA encodes these proteins:
- a CDS encoding DUF6794 domain-containing protein, with protein MGLTENGLITEVIFKAFHRELLGQSRDEDNLVKQYVAIERKWDLQSENIATTDTLRGTYIPVDLEDCWRALNYDWSEDAKSWVTKQTQQDFTVGQHFGAGLWMRNNWGLWAGSRLARYFKQKGIVHPDNMSRIILSTYYQHLKGEEVDIEGLFRATVEDNR; from the coding sequence ATGGGACTAACCGAAAACGGTCTAATTACCGAAGTGATCTTTAAAGCCTTTCATCGTGAATTACTTGGACAAAGCCGTGACGAGGACAACCTAGTGAAGCAATACGTAGCAATTGAAAGAAAATGGGATCTCCAGAGTGAAAATATTGCAACGACAGACACGCTTCGAGGCACATATATTCCGGTAGATCTGGAAGACTGCTGGCGGGCACTCAATTATGATTGGTCTGAAGACGCTAAATCGTGGGTAACCAAACAAACTCAGCAAGATTTTACGGTAGGGCAACACTTCGGAGCCGGACTCTGGATGAGGAACAATTGGGGACTTTGGGCAGGATCCAGGCTTGCAAGGTACTTCAAGCAAAAAGGAATTGTGCACCCAGACAATATGTCGCGCATTATTCTGTCCACCTACTACCAGCATCTTAAAGGCGAAGAGGTTGATATTGAGGGATTATTTAGAGCCACAGTTGAAGATAACAGATGA